The genomic stretch TGGTCTTTTTCGGCGCAGAAGCAATAAGTTTTGCCAAGGACTGGCTCCTGGGTCTGGTATCATCATGATGGGCAAGTTTTTCTACCTGCTGACGATCCCTGTACGCGCATTACTCATTTGCGGGCTTGCCAGTGCGGGATTGCTGGCAGCGGCGCATCTATTCGAGCGTGTGGGTGACCTTCCCCCTTGCGCCCTCTGCCTCGACCAGCGTGAAGTGCACTGGGCGGCCCTTGCCGTCTTTGTCATCGCGCGCGGGGTCATTGTCGTAACCAATTCCACGCGCGCCCTGACAATCGGGCTCATTGTTATGATACTTGTCTATGGCTACTCCACCTGGCTCTCCGGATATCATGCTGGTGTCGAGTGGAAATGGTGGCCGGGCCCGGAAACCTGCAGTGCCACGACGGACCTCAGTGGCCCGATCAATCCCCTGGACGCGCTCGGGGATACAGTCGTGCCGTGTACGGAAGCTGCCTGGAGATTGTTTGGCATCTCCATGGCGGGCTACAACTTTCTGATCTCACTGGGCTTGATGATGCTGGCGGCTGCAGGGGCCTGGCGCAACATTGCCTCAGACACGGCCACCCTTGCCGGGCGCGGCTGGAACGCCTAAGTCTTGTCTATGAGCAAGGCAACTTTCATCAATGCCCACCGCCCCGGCGCACGCGAGAAGCGGCTGCAGGAGATGCTGCGCGTTGACCACGCAGGCGAATATGGCGCGGTGCAGATATATAAGGGGCAGCGCGCCGTCTT from Parvularcula sp. IMCC14364 encodes the following:
- a CDS encoding disulfide bond formation protein B produces the protein MMGKFFYLLTIPVRALLICGLASAGLLAAAHLFERVGDLPPCALCLDQREVHWAALAVFVIARGVIVVTNSTRALTIGLIVMILVYGYSTWLSGYHAGVEWKWWPGPETCSATTDLSGPINPLDALGDTVVPCTEAAWRLFGISMAGYNFLISLGLMMLAAAGAWRNIASDTATLAGRGWNA